A region of the Peredibacter starrii genome:
TCTGACCCGTCCAAATGGTGAGCCCATTTATCCGGATCACTTAAAACCACCGGCCTATTATCATGAGGACATTGCTTGCACTAATGCAGATTCATATCGCTATTGGGCCGATAATGGTTTCTGTCTGCCTGGTTACGACTGTGCGAAACGATAAATTAAAGCATAAAAAGCAGTATTGCCGCTCTGGTTTTAAGTTCCCCAACTAGCACTCCGAAATGATCTTTATGAAAGGTTTAACACTAATATTAAGTTTCATTCTGTTTGCACCGGCCTTTGCTGAGGAGCTTTTCCAATATCGGCCGGGCGATGATGTTAATCATATGGTGGAGCTCTTAGGTGGGCCGATTGAACCAACGGTCTATTGTATTGATGACTTTAAACGTTTTAAAGTTTCCAACTGTGGCAATCAAGAGAAAGATGCGGTTAATCTCTTTAATACCGCCCATTCAATGCTGCTTAAACTGGAATTTGAGCTTTATGATTACTCCGTTCGTCCCGAGGTAAAAAATGATAAAAAAAGGGCGAGTGATCTGGAGAATATCTCTCAAAAAGTTTCATGCATTAAAGACAAAATGAAGAACATTCAGATTACTTGCCAGGACGGCGGCAAGGTCTGTGCTAAGAACGCCACCGCTTATGTCACTCTTTTTAATCCCTTCCAAAAAAAGAATAATTTAAATCTTTGCCCAGTTTATTGGCTGGGTCCGCAAGATTATAAATCAGCAGTGATCATTCACGAAATCAGTCACCTTTGTGGGACGAGGGACCATGAATATATCAGTGATCCTGGTTATGTTGTTGGGGTGCCTAAGAACATGAAAGAAGTGAATAAGAAATTTCGTCTTTGGAAGAAAAGTCCAAAGACCAAGACTGTGAATATCGCGGCCGTTAATGCCGATTCTTATGAGTTCTGGGTCTTGTACGGGTTTTGTCTGCCTGGGTTTGATTGCGATAAGAAATATTAGATCTTTCTCACGTCCTGATACTGCTTAATCTTAAAATCATCAATGATCGCTGGCGCCAGTTCCGAATCCATGAACTGCTGACAATGAACAGTTGGGTTTCCTGACGGGAAACTGCCTTTACCACCGTAATAGAGCACACACTGATCCGTGTAGTAGCTCAGGTACTCAGGGAAATAAGTCTTAAAGTGATTCAAGATTGCGCGCTTTTTGCGTTCATCCAAAGAGGCCAGAATATCATCCGGTAGAGGATCAAGTTCGCGCATTTTCTTCATTACCGCATCTCGACGGGTGCTTTTTCCGGCAAGCTCTCTTAAACGATTCCATGAATAGTTAAAAAGCTCACCCTGAGAAGGATTGTCTAACAGGTAAACCGTGTAGAAGAAATCCTGCACGAAGGTATCGGCCTTGCTTTGTGACTTTAGAATTTGAAACGCCAGCTCTCGATCAAGCATTTTTGGCGGCGAAAAGAGACGCTTACGGGCCTCGAGAATCAAAGACGGCATACAATCCGGGTGGATCGTCAGGTCGATCTTTCTCATCAGATCACCCTCAGGGCCGAGCTTAATATAGTCGATTTCGATTTTTCCCCATAGGGCGGTCATTACGAACTCTTTTTTACAGTAGAATTCGGAAAGATTACTTTTCAGGGCCACTTCCAGGAAAGACCAACTGGAAAGAGGGGACTCTTTGTAGTTTACGGTCAGCTCGGAAAGCTTAAAGGCCACTTCCGGATCAGTTTTGTCTTTTTCCCAAAAGGCCTTAAGGTCATTCCAACAAGGATTGTCCCCTTTCAGGCAAGATCTTAAAAAACGCTGCCCGATCTCCTGGCGGCGCCCCTTAAAGACGTCGTCGATTCTTAGGCTTGGCCAGTCATAAAGAGACTCGATCTTCTGGAAATCCTTACGGTTTATTTCGGATTTGGTAAGAATGCTGCGGCTGTACTGGTCTCCCATCTTGGAAACCATGGTCTTCCAGGCCTCCTGGCGCTCCGATGGTCGGATATCCAGGGCGTGTTGGAAA
Encoded here:
- a CDS encoding M35 family metallo-endopeptidase, with product MKGLTLILSFILFAPAFAEELFQYRPGDDVNHMVELLGGPIEPTVYCIDDFKRFKVSNCGNQEKDAVNLFNTAHSMLLKLEFELYDYSVRPEVKNDKKRASDLENISQKVSCIKDKMKNIQITCQDGGKVCAKNATAYVTLFNPFQKKNNLNLCPVYWLGPQDYKSAVIIHEISHLCGTRDHEYISDPGYVVGVPKNMKEVNKKFRLWKKSPKTKTVNIAAVNADSYEFWVLYGFCLPGFDCDKKY